From a region of the Acanthochromis polyacanthus isolate Apoly-LR-REF ecotype Palm Island chromosome 3, KAUST_Apoly_ChrSc, whole genome shotgun sequence genome:
- the LOC110968440 gene encoding solute carrier family 22 member 7-like: MSAYFTSLLQYSASRCPGKDGKMKFDSILAEVNGFGKFQIRLVLIQILARVALPCHFLLNNFMAAVPSHHCNISALDDGGIFRNLTLPQKLAVGIPAEQDGTRSSCQMFSKPQYQYLSDSNSSEATSRVQCQNGWVYDNSTFKSTIATEWDLVCSRKGMNRATATIFFAGVMAGAPLFGFLSDRFGRRPLLLVSYLSCLTFAVLSAFSSSYIMFIIMRFFTGLSISGISIIAIVLNVEWFSIDHRTFAGVIISLDWTLGSFFMVAIAYCVTEWRMLILAVSSPLILATIAWRWLPESARWLAANGKADAAHHYIMKCAEMNNTTKRMASITPMTLLESAETETGDKKYTFVDLFRTPNIRKLAICSGIVWYGVAFTYYGISLNISGFGLSPYLTQFIFASTEVPMKIGIYFFLEKVGRRFGQMTALLGTGLCLFINMFVSKDQSAIRTTVAVLGKSMSEASFTIIYLYTTEFYPTVVRQNGLGYTSVLARLGVSISPLIMLLEDVWHLLPAVIYCAAAVCSGLVASLLPETLNSRLPEFIEDIEKPRKQLTRMEETK; encoded by the exons ATGTCAGCTTACTTCACTTCGCTGCTACAGTATTCAGCCTCTCGTTGCCCCGGGAAGGACGGAAAAATGAAATTCGACAGCATACTTGCAGAAGTAAACGGATTTGGAAAATTCCAAATCAGGCTAGTCTTGATTCAGATACTCGCTCGAGTCGCTCTGCCGTGTCACTTCCTGCTGAACAACTTCATGGCAGCTGTTCCCTCTCACCACTGCAACATCAGTGCTCTGGATGATGGAGGCATCTTTAGAAATTTAACTTTACCCCAGAAACTGGCTGTTGGTATTCCAGCAGAGCAGGATGGGACTCGGAGCTCATGTCAGATGTTTTCAAAGCCTCAGTATcaatatctgtcagactcaAACAGCAGTGAGGCTACATCTCGTGTCCAGTGTCAGAATGGATGGGTGTATGACAACAGCACCTTTAAATCTACTATCGCCACAGAG TGGGATCTTGTGTGCAGCAGAAAAGGGATGAACCGGGCAACCGCCACCATTTTCTTCGCTGGTGTGATGGCTGGAGCCCCTTTATTTGGATTTCTCAGTGACAG GTTTGGCCGACGGCCCCTTCTGCTGGTATCGTACTTATCGTGCTTGACGTTTGCAGTGCTGAGTGCATTCTCCTCATCGTATATAATGTTTATCATCATGAGATTTTTTACGGGGCTGTCAATCTCAGGAATAAGTATCATCGCTATTGTTTTAA ATGTTGAGTGGTTTAGCATCGATCACAGGACTTTCGCTGGTGTAATCATAAGCCTGGACTGGACACTCGGGAGCTTTTTTATGGTTGCAATAGCATATTGTGTCACTGAGTGGAGGATGCTCATTCTGGCTGTGAGCTCACCCCTGATTTTGGCCACTATTGCTTGGAG gtGGTTACCAGAGTCTGCTCGGTGGCTCGCAGCAAATGGGAAGGCAGATGCTGCTCATCATTACATCATGAAATGTGCTGAGATGAACAACACAACCAAGCGTATGGCCAGCATCACACCAATG ACGTTGTTGGAATCTGCAGAAACTGAGACTGGAGATAAAAAGTACACTTTTGTAGATCTTTTCAGGACTCCAAATATTAGAAAACTTGCCATTTGCTCAGGCATAGTGTG gtATGGAGTTGCATTTACATATTATGGGATAAGTCTGAATATCAGTGGGTTTGGACTAAGCCCATACCTCACACAATTCATATTTGCATCCACTGAAGTGCCAATGAAAATTGGTATATATTTCTTCCTGGAGAAAGTTGGTAGAAGGTTTGGCCAGATGACTGCCCTGCTGGGAACTGGTCTTTGTCTCTTCATCAACATGTTTGTTTCAAAAG ATCAGTCGGCAATTCGTACCACTGTTGCAGTTCTTGGAAAATCCATGTCGGAGGCCTCATTCACAATCATTTACCTCTACACTACTGAATTCTATCCAACAGTCGTACG tcAGAATGGTTTGGGCTACACATCGGTTTTAGCACGGCTGGGTGTGTCCATTTCCCCACTCATCATGCTATTGGAGGACGTGTGGCATCTCCTCCCTGCAGTCATCTACTGTGCAGCAGCAGTCTGCTCTGGTTTAGTGGCTTCACTTCTGCCCGAAACATTAAACTCCCGCCTGCCAGAATTCATAGAGGACATTGAGAAACCAAG GAAACAATTAACAAGGATGGAGGAgactaaataa